The proteins below are encoded in one region of Zerene cesonia ecotype Mississippi chromosome 26, Zerene_cesonia_1.1, whole genome shotgun sequence:
- the LOC119837099 gene encoding sodium-dependent noradrenaline transporter-like, whose translation MAGMPVLGNSVGAGELREDGSNRSSSSESRRNSSPLRTQEVDVSCHRPDVTSSLPLRRNFERDNYNDKTVPTMASLASGTVVTHTVPSYDEQRASPALLARTSGTPGGRSVRDDGYCSAGSTPRALDHKSAKGSVVTLSCYKKEPKIQIEEEGYFSESAKKIRKNSVKDAPDDGRETWGTGADFLLSIIGFAVDLANVWRFPYLCYRNGGGAFLIPYMLMLIFGAVPLFYMELILGQYNRQGPITLWKICPLFKGVGFCAVMVAFYVSFYYNVIIGWAFYFLVSSARSELPWLHCDNAWNTEQCWDAARHNTTNRTDVMYQGPLSHFTPASEFFHRAVLEMQNSEGLNDLGFPKWQLTICLGIVYITLYLSLFKGVKSSGKVVWMTATMPYVVLSILLVRGLLLPGAARGIAYYLHPELTRLKDTQVWVDAAVQIFYSVGAGFGVHLSYASYNTFHNNCYRDCLITTLVNCFTSFFSGFVIFTYLGFMSHKQGVPISSVATEGPGLVFQVYPEAVATLPGASLWAMLFFFMLIMLGLDSGMGGLECVITGLLDAARAGGGRAWLRREHFTLLVVCVSFCVACVNVTPGGIYMFHLLDTYAAGISLLCSALFEALAVSWFYGLKRFSDDVEEMLGFRPGIYWRICWKFVSPVFIIGVVVFGLLYQQPLQYQHYRYPAWAEVLGWGLACSSILMIPLVAIFKLATTPGNCRQRIACCISPESEHEAIRSGAPVSRFTWKHWLYV comes from the exons ATGGCGGGCATGCCCGTACTGGGCAACAGTGTAGGGGCGGGCGAATTGCGAGAAG ATGGAAGCAACAGGTCTTCAAGCAGTGAGTCCCGACGGAATTCTTCTCCTCTCCGAACTCAA gAAGTCGATGTTAGCTGCCACCGACCTGACGTCACCAGCTCTCTGCCGCTGCGGCGTAACTTCGAGCGTGATAACTATAATGATAAAACCGTCCCCACCATG GCCTCCCTCGCCAGTGGTACAGTGGTGACCCACACGGTCCCCTCGTACGATGAGCAGCGCGCCAGCCCCGCGCTGCTGGCTCGCACGTCAGGCACGCCTGGGGGCAGGAGCGTGCGGGACGATGGCTACTGTTCTGCTGGTAGTACGCCGAGGGCACTGG ATCATAAATCGGCGAAAGGGTCTGTTGTCACACTCTCGTGTTATAAGa aaGAGCctaaaatacaaatagaagAAGAAGGATACTTCAGCGAATCGGCGaaaaagataagaaaaaatagCGTTAAAGACG CGCCAGACGACGGTAGAGAAACCTGGGGGACTGGAGCTGACTTTCTTCTCTCCATCATTGGCTTTGCGGTGGACCTGGCCAATGTTTGGCGGTTTCCCTATTTGTGCTATAGAAATGGTGGTG gCGCATTTCTGATCCCATATATGTTGATGCTGATCTTCGGAGCGGTGCCGCTGTTTTATATGGAGCTAATCCTGGGCCAGTACAACCGACAGGGGCCTATAACGTTGTGGAAAATATGCCCTCTGTTTAAGG GAGTTGGCTTTTGCGCGGTAATGGTGGCTTTCTAcgtatctttttattataacgttaTCATTG GGTGGGCATTCTACTTCCTCGTATCGTCCGCCCGCTCCGAGCTGCCGTGGCTGCACTGTGACAACGCATGGAACACGGAGCAGTGCTGGGACGCGGCGCGGCACAACACAACCAATCGGACCGACGTCATGTACCAGGGACCGCTGTCGCATTTCACGCCGGCATCTGAGTTTTTTCA CCGTGCAGTGCTCGAGATGCAAAACTCGGAAGGACTAAACGATTTGGGTTTTCCAAAGTGGCAACTTACGATCTGTTTAGGAATTGTTTACATTACTTTGTATTTGTCGCTCTTCAAAGGAGTGAAGAGTTCTG GAAAGGTAGTATGGATGACGGCAACAATGCCATATGTAGTACTATCTATATTACTGGTAAGAGGCTTATTGCTGCCGGGAGCCGCACGTGGTATTGCCTACTATTTGCATCCAGAGCTCACCAGACTTAAGGACACACAA GTGTGGGTGGATGCTGCGGTAcagatattttattcagtGGGCGCCGGGTTCGGAGTGCATCTGTCTTATGCGAGTTATAACACATTTCACAATAACTGCTACAg GGATTGCCTCATAACGACGCTGGTCAACTGTTTCACATCATTCTTCTCCGGTTTCGTGATCTTCACGTATTTGGGCTTCATGTCTCACAAGCAAGGAGTTCCCATCTCCTCTGTAGCTACTGAAG GTCCTGGCCTGGTCTTTCAAGTGTACCCAGAGGCAGTTGCGACATTACCTGGAGCTAGTCTTTGGGCGATGCTGTTCTTCTTCATGCTCATCATGCTGGGCCTAGACTCTGGG ATGGGCGGGCTGGAGTGCGTAATCACGGGGCTGCTGGacgcggcgcgcgcgggcggcggccGCGCCTGGCTGCGCCGCGAGCACTTCACGCTGCTCGTCGTCTGCGTCTCCTTCTGCGTCGCCTGCGTCAATGTCACCCCG GGCGGTATTTACATGTTTCACTTGCTGGACACATACGCGGCAGGAATATCTCTTCTCTGCTCTGCTTTGTTTGAAGCCTTGGCTGTTTCTTGGTTCTATG GTCTGAAAAGGTTTTCCGATGACGTGGAAGAAATGCTTGGTTTCCGACCCGGGATATACTGGAGAATATGCTGGAAGTTTGTGAGCCCCGTGTTCATTATT GGTGTGGTGGTGTTCGGTCTGCTGTACCAGCAGCCGCTGCAGTACCAGCACTACCGGTACCCCGCGTGGGCTGAGGTGCTGGGCTGGGGGCTCGCATGCTCCTCCATACTGATGATACCGCTCGTCGCGATATTCAAGCTGGCCACCACGCCGGGTAACTGTCGGCAG